Genomic segment of Bdellovibrio bacteriovorus:
GCAGAAATTCTTCATCAATGGGGTTTCCCGATGAATGATCGTGCGAAGCTCGTTTTAAAACCTCATCGCAGCATGGATGATGCTCAATTCAAAACCGATTGGTTTATCGAAAACGATAAGAAGAATTTTAAAAAGATCTACTTCTTTGAAAATGAACCCGTGAATTTAGTGCATCTGGAACAATTCTGCCCGCATGTGGAAATGATTTTCTTTGAGAGCACTCATTCAGGTAAGGCACTGGCTCCGGCGAAACTTCCTCGCATTATTAATTATCTGCTAAACCAAAAGGCCAACTAGCGTGTTATATCTTGTTGCTACACCTATCGGAGAAACGAGCGAGATCACCCTACGCGCTTTAGAAATTCTAAAGTCCTGCGACATCGTCATCTGTGAAAGCACGAAAGAAGCTTCCAAGTTGTTGCGGGCCCACGGCATCACTGGCAAAAATTATGAAGTGCTCGATGAACACTCCACTGCGGAAGACAAGGCGGCCTTAGTTCCTCTTTGTGCGGAAAAGAATGTGGCCTTGGTCACGGACTGTGGCACTCCTGGATTCTGCGACCCGGGGGCGGATTTAGTTCGCCTTTGTCGTCAAAAAAATATTCCGGTAAAGTCGGCTTTAGGCGCCTCGGCACTGATGGGCCTTCTTTCATTGAGTGGCCAACGACTGGATGAATTTGTCTTTCGTGGATTCTTGCCTGCAGAAACTGAAAGCCGCCAACGGGCGCTTAAAGAACTGACTAAAGAAAAGCGCGCCATCATCGTGATGGACACTCCTTATCGTTTGAAAAAAACTTTGAATGATATGAAAGAGCATTTTTCAAATCGTAAAGTACTTTTAACGCTCAATCTTTCTCAAGAAGATGAAACAGTTTTGGAAGGACCGATTGATAAAGTGATGTCGTCGGTGCCTTTTGAAAAAGCAGAATTCATGCTTCTGATCTATCCTTAATGACGAATTTGACTTCACTTCCCATTGATAGCTTTATTCCCGCTATTCAGGACAAACTGAGAAGTGAAAACAACCTTGTGATCACCGCTGCGCCCGGTGCCGGTAAAACCACACGCCTACCTCCAGCTCTTTTAAGTGTCGTTGCAAAAAAGGTGGTTGTTCTTGAGCCAAGAAGAATGGCCGCGATTGCCGCTGCTCATCGCATCGCTGAAGAACAAGGCTGGCAAGTGGGCCGCGAAGTTGGATATCAAGTTCGATTTGCCAATAAGACTTCAAAAGAGACTCGTCTTATTTTTATGACTGAGGCCTTGCTTGCAAGACAGATGATTCAAGATCCTGAATTGCAAGACGTGGATCTGGTAATTCTGGATGAGTTTCATGAACGCTCCATGCATGTGGACTTGGCGTTGGGTCTATTGCGTGAACTTCAAGAGCTGGGCCGTGATATTAAGATTCTTGTCATGTCTGCCACATTGGAGGCAGACAAAATTTCTGCTTATCTTGGGGGTTCTGGAATTATCAGCGTACCCGGAAAACTTTTTGAGCTGGATGTTCGCTATCAAAAGTCTTCTCAGCACCTGCAAACCTTTCCTGGGTTTTACGACACTGTTTTGCAAACGGTGAAAGAAGCTCAAGCTCAGACTGATAAGGATATTTTGGTGTTCCTGCCCGGCGTGGGAGAGATTGATCGAGCCCTGAATGCTTTGCAAGCCTGGGCGGACGGAAAAAACATTGAGCTTGTGCCTTTGCATGGATCCTTAAATATCGAAGATCAACGCCGAGCTTTGCAAAAGTCTTCGCGTCAGCGAGTGATTCTTTCTACGAATATCGCGGAGTCTTCGGTGACCATTGATGGCGTGAATACCGTGATTGATTCGGGTCTTGCGAAGAATATGAAGCAAGATCATCGCACCGGATTTTCACGCCTTGAGCTTGGCCGAATCAGTTTATCAAGCGCCATTCAAAGAGCCGGCCGCGCCGCTCGTCAGTTTCCCGGCGTTTGCTATCGTCTTTGGAATAAGCACGATGAACTTTCCTTTAGTAAAAGCGAAATCGCTGAAATTCAGCGAGTGGATTTGACCGAAAGCCTGCTTTTTCTGAGTGCTCAAGGAGTGACGGACTTTGAAGCCTTTAGTTGGTTTGAAAAGCCTGCCGCCGTGGCGATTCAGAATGCATCGAGGTTTTTAAAAATTGCGGATGCCATTGATAGCGCTAATAAGATCACCGAACTTGGAAAGCGCATGCTCCACTTCCCTCTGCCGGTGCGCTTAGCAAAGCTCATGCTTGTTGGAATGGAACTGAAAGCGACGGAACTTGCGTCTGAAATGGCGGCTTTGCTTCAAGAGAGAGACATACTGCGAAAAGAAGGCGTGAATTCTTTTATCGGTGATAATTTAGAATGTGACCTTTCTGCGAGACTGGAAGTTCTGCACCAATTCCGTAAAGACAAACGCGCGCCAAAGGAAGCCGCTTTTTTCGCATTACAGACCGTCGACCAAGCCGCTCGCCAAACCGAAGAATTGGCGAAACGCCTTCTGAATAAGGAAGAAAAGTCCTTGTCGAAGGAAGAACAAAAGGTTTTAACGAAAAAGATTTTGTTGTCAGCCTATGCCGATCGTTTGTGCCGTCGCCGAGGAAAGTCTGAAAGAGCCCTTATGGTCGGCGGTCGTGGAGTCAAACTTCAACCGGAAAGCTTGGTTAAGAATTCAGAATTCTTTGTGGCGCTGAACGGCGTCGAAGGAAGCTCTGACGCAGAAACTGTCGTCAGCCTGGCTTGCGGATTTGAGAAAGATTTTATTCTTCAGAATTTCAAAGACAGCATCACGAAGGTGAAAGATGTCACCTTCATTGAGGAAAAAGGCCAGTTCTTCTCGCGCGAATATCGATCATTGCATGGCTTGGCCCTAGATGAACCGACTTTATCACCTGCTTCCAGTGAAGACATCGCAAACAAATTGCCTCAAATCTTGAGCGAAAAATTAGAACTCGTTTTTAAATCCAATGAAAAACTTGCTGACTGGTGGCAACGCCTGGAGTTCTTGGAGAAACAAGAACCGCAGAATTTGGATTTAGAAAGTTTGAAATTAGAAGCGTTCACGCAAGCATGCATGGGTGAAACTAAA
This window contains:
- the rsmI gene encoding 16S rRNA (cytidine(1402)-2'-O)-methyltransferase, whose translation is MLYLVATPIGETSEITLRALEILKSCDIVICESTKEASKLLRAHGITGKNYEVLDEHSTAEDKAALVPLCAEKNVALVTDCGTPGFCDPGADLVRLCRQKNIPVKSALGASALMGLLSLSGQRLDEFVFRGFLPAETESRQRALKELTKEKRAIIVMDTPYRLKKTLNDMKEHFSNRKVLLTLNLSQEDETVLEGPIDKVMSSVPFEKAEFMLLIYP
- the hrpB gene encoding ATP-dependent helicase HrpB yields the protein MTNLTSLPIDSFIPAIQDKLRSENNLVITAAPGAGKTTRLPPALLSVVAKKVVVLEPRRMAAIAAAHRIAEEQGWQVGREVGYQVRFANKTSKETRLIFMTEALLARQMIQDPELQDVDLVILDEFHERSMHVDLALGLLRELQELGRDIKILVMSATLEADKISAYLGGSGIISVPGKLFELDVRYQKSSQHLQTFPGFYDTVLQTVKEAQAQTDKDILVFLPGVGEIDRALNALQAWADGKNIELVPLHGSLNIEDQRRALQKSSRQRVILSTNIAESSVTIDGVNTVIDSGLAKNMKQDHRTGFSRLELGRISLSSAIQRAGRAARQFPGVCYRLWNKHDELSFSKSEIAEIQRVDLTESLLFLSAQGVTDFEAFSWFEKPAAVAIQNASRFLKIADAIDSANKITELGKRMLHFPLPVRLAKLMLVGMELKATELASEMAALLQERDILRKEGVNSFIGDNLECDLSARLEVLHQFRKDKRAPKEAAFFALQTVDQAARQTEELAKRLLNKEEKSLSKEEQKVLTKKILLSAYADRLCRRRGKSERALMVGGRGVKLQPESLVKNSEFFVALNGVEGSSDAETVVSLACGFEKDFILQNFKDSITKVKDVTFIEEKGQFFSREYRSLHGLALDEPTLSPASSEDIANKLPQILSEKLELVFKSNEKLADWWQRLEFLEKQEPQNLDLESLKLEAFTQACMGETKMQVVMEKDLVFFFENVFPEEVVQTLRKELPDKIQVPSGSHIKVHYPLDKAPYLEVRIQEVFGMMETPKVYFGKIPLTFHLLGPNFRPVQVTSNLESFWKNGYPEVRKELRIKYPKHQWPEDPADGTPEAKGRRRF